ACCCCAGAGGAAATACATTATTTAAATGAGTGGTATAATTCGTTTGATAACGAGCAAAATCCTATTGATCTGCTATCGGATTTACAGCAGCAGCAACTAAAGCAGCGCTTAAGAAAGCGTATTAAAAATAACATTTCATTAATCAATCGGCAACCAGATGAGACTTTGAATCATAATAAAAGAACAACTGACAGGATTTATTTTCTACGTGCAATAGCTGCAACTGTATTGATAGTACTTGGAATTTTTCTTTTTAGGTATCATAAAGTACAGCCTATAATGCAGGAAGTTGTTGCGTTTAACCAATCAAAAAATATTCAAAAATTGATTCTTGAAGATGGAAGTACGGTATGGCTTAACCCTAATAGCAAAATTACATATCCAAAGGAATTTAAATTGACTAAGAGAGAAATTACCATGTCTGGCGAGATTTTTTTTGAAGTCAAACCCGACGCTAAAAGGCCTTTTATTATTCATAGTGACAATATTGTAACAAGGGTATTGGGCACAAGTTTTTTAGTAAGAGCAAAAAAGGGTACTCCGGCAGAGGTTTCGGTAGTAACTGGAAAAGTATCGGTACGTCTTCAACAACAGTATGAAGATGCAGGTGTAATTCTGTACCCCGATCAAAAAGCGACTTATTCCAAAACAGATAATGTCTTAAAGAAAGGGAGGGAAAGCGGAAACTCTGACTTAAGCATGTGGCGAAAAGCAACGTTAACATTTAATAATAGAGCATTAAAAGATGTTCTTCCCATCCTGGATGAAAAATTTGGAGTTGATATTACGACTTCCAACAAAGATCTTCTGAACTTTTCCCTCGAAGCAGATTTTACAGATCAGAGTTTACCCTCAATATTAGAAATGCTGGAGAAATCTCTTGATTTAAAATATGAAATAAACGGCAGGAAGATAATCTTAATTAAAACCATAAACAGTAAGCCTATGATTGATGAAAATAATTAAACCAAACTAAATCCGAAGTTTTAATGCTTGGGCAGCCTAGCAGAATTAAGCCTTGATTTGATAACTTAATTGTCTTATTCTAACAGAAAAAACACATGAATTTATGAAAATGTATTTAAAGAAAAGTTTGACATGGTCCAGAATTATAAAGAGTACTATTAGTCAGGGAGCCATTGCCTTCTTATTTACAGGGATAACTTTCGCAAACGATACCAGCGCTCAGGCCATATTAGATCGAAAGGTAACTATATCAATTAACGATAATTTGGGCGTTGTGTTAAACGCACTTAAAGAAAATGCAAAAGTTAAATTTGTTTATAGTAAGGATGTCATAAAGATAGACCAACAGGTCTCGCTAAATGTTAATGATCAAAAGCTAGGTGTTGTTTTAGATAAGCTTTTGAATATTAATGGAATTTCATATGAGGCAATAGATAACCGGATTGTGTTAGGTAAAAGCCCTGACAAAACTGTAGATGCAGCCTCACTAAAACCATCCATTGAAATGGTTCAGGTCAAAGTAAGCGGTCTGGTAGCAGATAGTAAGGGAGAACCTTTAATTGGTGTAGGTGTTCAACTTAAAGGCGCAAAAATCGCTACAAGTACTGATGTAAATGGCCGCTACTCCCTTAATTTGCCAGATGGCAATGGTATTTTGGTGTTCACCTATATAGGGTACGTCACCAGGGAAATACCGGTAAATAATCAGAGCACTATTAATGTAATTTTGGCAGATGATTCTAAATCTTTGGAGGAAGTAGTCGTGGTTGGCTATGGTACACAAAAGAAAGTTAATCTTACAGGGGCGGTTGACGTGATTTCTGGAGAACGACTAGAGAACAGACCGGCATCCAAAGTTTCTGACCTATTAAAGGGTACGTCCCCGAATCTTAACATTACAATGAATTTCAGAGGTGGCGAACCTGGTGCCGCTAGCAACTTTAATATAAGGGGTGTTGGTTCGATTAATCTTGATGGTGTCAGGGGCGTAAGCACTTCTCCTCTTGTTTTGGTTGATGGTGTGGAAATGGATATCAATAATGTAGACCCTGAATCTATTGAAAGTGTTTCGGTTTTAAAAGACGCTTCGGCATCTGCAATCTATGGTTCAAAAGCACCTTTTGGTGTTATATTAATTACTACCAAAAAAGGGAATAAAGACGGTAAAGTTAATGTTCAATATAACAATACCTTATCATTAGCTTCTCCGGTTAGGCCACTTAGCCAGGTAGATGCCTTAACGTGGGCAACAGCTTATAATCAGGCTAATGCCAATGCTTTAGTAGCAACCCCAATATATTCAGATGAACAAATGAACAGGATAAGGGATTATATAGCTGGAACATATCCTTATGAATATGACCCAAACAATCCCATTTCCGGTATCTTTTTGGGAAGACGTAACGGCAATGCCAATTACGATTGGGCAAGATTAATGTTTAAAGATAATACCTTCAATCAAAAACATAACATTAACGTTTCCGGCGGTACAGATAAAACACAATTCTATATTGCCGGTGGATTTACAGACCAGGATGGAATGTATAACTATGGTTATGATTTTTATAAAAGATATAATTTCTTAACTAACCTTTCTACCCGAGTGACCAATTGGCTGAGTTTAAATACCAGTTTAAAATATGCAAAAGGTTATTCCGATTATCCTCTTGGTATTACAACAGTAGGCAGAGACCATGCTTTCGGTGAGTTTCTTACCTGGGCACCTATGACACCTATGTACAATATTAATGGTACTATTCAAAACCCCTTAATAAGGATGATGGAAGACGGAGGAAGGGACAAACTGGAAACTAATGACTTTTTATTAGTACTAGGAGGAGAGTTTGAACCTGTAAAAGGATGGAAGACAAATGTCTCTTATAATCATAATGTACAAACAGACAGGCAAATGGTAAACCCTAAACCAGTTATGGTAGAACTAGGCAACGGTACATTTGGCAATATAGGTAAGCCAAGTGCTACTTATCAGTCGGTTTTCTCACAGCCTCTCTACACGTTATTTAACGTAGTTTCATCTTATGAAAAGCAAGTCAACAATCATTATTTTAAAGGATTATTAGGTTACGAGCAGGATAAAAAAACATTTTCAAGTCTTAATGCAACAGCGTCAGGTTTAATTACTACCGAGGTGCCATCTATAAGCACTTCAGTTGGAAATAAGACAGTTGAAGATGATTTATGGCATTGGGCAACAGAAGGTATTTTTGGCCGTTTAAACTATAATTTTAAAGAAAAATATCTATTAGAATTCAGCGCCCGTTATAACGGTTCTTCCAGATTTGCAGAAAATCTGAGATGGGGCTTTTTCCCTTCAGGATCTGTTGGATATAACATTTCTAAAGAAAACTTTTGGGATCCTGTGAAACCGTATGTTAATATGCTTAAGTTAAGGGGGTCATACGGCTCTTTAGGAAATCAGAATGTCTACGATTATTCTCAATATATAAAAAGGATTGATCCTGTTGCAGAACTGAACTGGATAATTGACGGGCAACGCCCTCCATACGCAAACGTTCCGAAAATAATTAGCCCTACGATAACCTGGGAAACGGTGTCTACCTTAAATCTTGGATTAGATGCAGAATTTTTGAAAAACAAATTGGGGCTTGCTTTTGATTGGTACAACAGGAGAACGGACGATATGATGACTAGAGGAAAAGACTTACCATACCTTCTGGGAACACTAGCTCCAAATGTTAATAACGCTTCTTTGACAACCAAGGGTTTTGAACTTGCGGTAAGCTGGAATGACCGTATTTCATCTGATTTTGCATATAATGCCAGAATAACTTTGGGAGACAGCAGAACAAGGGTATTAAAATTTAACAATGAAAAAGGAATTATTGATAACTTTTATGTAGGTAAAGAAATTGGCGAAATATGGGGTTATATAACCGATGGTCTAATACAAACACAGGGAGAAGCTATGTATAACCAGAGTTTCTTTTATCCTACATGGGGGCCGGGTGATATGAAATATAAAAATCTTGACGGAGACAGATACCTGGATACAAATGGAAACCCTATCATAAATGATGGAACAAGAACATTAGATGACCATGGAGACTTAACCATTATTGGTAATACTTCCCCAAGGTATAATTATAGTTTTACAGGGGGAGCTAGCTGGAAAAGTTTTGATTTTAATATATTTTGGCAAGGCTTAGGTAAACATGATTATTACCCACATATCAATGCTGGCATGTTTTACGGTATGCTTACCGCATTTGGATCATCGACCATTCTTAAAGACTCCCCTGCTCTTGACTACTGGAGGCCTGCTAATGAAACGAATATATTAGGGCCGAATACCGATGCTTATTTTGCCAAACCTTATTTTACTACTCAAACCAATAAGAATCGTCAGGTACAATCGAGATATGTTCTAAATGGGGCATATTTAAGACTAAAAAATATTAGCGTAGGGTACACTATACCTCAAAAGCTATCCAATAAACTGTTTTTACAAAAAGCCAGAATTTATGTAGCCGGAGAAAACCTGCTAACTTTTACAGGTCTTCCAAAAGTGTATGATCCTGAAACCGTTTTTGCGCAGAATGCGGGTAATGTTCCTCAGGCAACTTATCCTGTTTCTCGTTATTGGATAATGGGGTTTAATTTAACCTTTTAATGAATTATATTATGAAATCTCTAAAAACAATCATCAGTTTCATAGCATTTGGTATAGTCTTTACCGGATGCGAAAAAGATTTTTTACAAAGGTCTCCTTTAGATGAAGTAGAAGATTCAGCGTTTTTTACAGATCCCGAGCATCTTAAAACATACGTAAATCAGTTTTATAACAGCACAATTTTCATCAGATATGCGAATCACGGGAATGATTTTGACAGTGATAATCAGATCAGAATAAATATTGATCAGCGTTTAGAAGGCACACGGGTGATTTCATCTACCGGGTCTATACCATTTGCAAGTGTTAGGAGTATCAACTACTTTTTTGATAATTATAAAAGAGTAGAAGAAAAACATGCCCTTAATACTTACAAACAATATTTAGGCGAAGCATATTTCTTTAGAGCCGTGATCTACTTTAATCTTTTGCAAGACTACGGAGATATTCCATGGATAACTACCGAGCTCAGTTCTGAATCTCCTGATTTATATAAACCAAGAGATCCAAGAAACATTGTTGCGGATAATATTATTGCACAATTAGACTCGGCAGCTAAATATTTAACAGCAGATAAAACCTCAGGTGCAGGCCGTATAAATAAATGGATGGCCCTTTTAATGCAAAGCAGAGTTGCCTTATATGAAGGCACATGGGAAAAATACCATAATGGTACCGATTTTGGTGTTGCAAACCCCCAGCCAGCTAAATATTTTAATAAAGCTGTAGAAGCTGCCGATAAAATTATGACCTCAAATTTGTATGATGTTTACACAACAGGCAGTCCTTCTACTGATTACAAAGACCTGTTCGCTCTTAGAGATTACTCTACCAATAAAGAAGTAATGTTCTGGAAAAAATACGATAATAATTTATCGAGAGGTAGTTCGGCATTTGTAAACGATAGAAACTTTAGGATGGAAACGCCATCAGGGAATACAATTACAAAACAGCTGGCAGATTCTTATTTAGCCATTGATGGAAAGCCAATTACCGGAAATGCAAATTTTATGGGCTACAGCACCTTAAAGTTAGAAGGCCAGAACCGAGATCCGCGATTTTTCCAAACCATAGCTTCACCGGATGATATCTGGAAAATTGCTGCAGGCACACCAAATAAGTTCTGGAAAGAAGTATACGACAAACGTAATAGTACTGCAGATTATAATGCGCCAACCGGGTATCTAATTGTAAAAGGTTATAATCCTAATATGATTTACCATGTTCAGCAGTTTGAAGAGACTCCCTCTATTCTCTACAGATACGCAGAAGTTTTGTTAAACTATGCAGAGGCAAAAGCTGAGTTAGGAACAATTGATCAAGCGGATATAAATAAGACTATTAAAAAGCTTCGGGATCGGGTTGGTATGCCAAATTTAATATTAACTAATATTACTACAGATCCAAAATGGGATTTTCCTACACTTTCTCCGATAATTAATGAAATTAGACGAGAAAGACGGGTTGAGCTGGCTTTAGAAGGTTTCAGGCTACCGGATATTTTACGCTGGGCAGCGGCAGATGAGTTGATTTTTGGAAAAAGACCTAAAGGATTCTTA
This genomic interval from Pseudopedobacter saltans DSM 12145 contains the following:
- a CDS encoding RagB/SusD family nutrient uptake outer membrane protein → MKSLKTIISFIAFGIVFTGCEKDFLQRSPLDEVEDSAFFTDPEHLKTYVNQFYNSTIFIRYANHGNDFDSDNQIRINIDQRLEGTRVISSTGSIPFASVRSINYFFDNYKRVEEKHALNTYKQYLGEAYFFRAVIYFNLLQDYGDIPWITTELSSESPDLYKPRDPRNIVADNIIAQLDSAAKYLTADKTSGAGRINKWMALLMQSRVALYEGTWEKYHNGTDFGVANPQPAKYFNKAVEAADKIMTSNLYDVYTTGSPSTDYKDLFALRDYSTNKEVMFWKKYDNNLSRGSSAFVNDRNFRMETPSGNTITKQLADSYLAIDGKPITGNANFMGYSTLKLEGQNRDPRFFQTIASPDDIWKIAAGTPNKFWKEVYDKRNSTADYNAPTGYLIVKGYNPNMIYHVQQFEETPSILYRYAEVLLNYAEAKAELGTIDQADINKTIKKLRDRVGMPNLILTNITTDPKWDFPTLSPIINEIRRERRVELALEGFRLPDILRWAAADELIFGKRPKGFLASQHPANTTPVDNEGFLDPYKNTIPSGYGFKLNRDYLNSIPVSERVLNPALTQNPGW
- a CDS encoding TonB-dependent receptor, yielding MKMYLKKSLTWSRIIKSTISQGAIAFLFTGITFANDTSAQAILDRKVTISINDNLGVVLNALKENAKVKFVYSKDVIKIDQQVSLNVNDQKLGVVLDKLLNINGISYEAIDNRIVLGKSPDKTVDAASLKPSIEMVQVKVSGLVADSKGEPLIGVGVQLKGAKIATSTDVNGRYSLNLPDGNGILVFTYIGYVTREIPVNNQSTINVILADDSKSLEEVVVVGYGTQKKVNLTGAVDVISGERLENRPASKVSDLLKGTSPNLNITMNFRGGEPGAASNFNIRGVGSINLDGVRGVSTSPLVLVDGVEMDINNVDPESIESVSVLKDASASAIYGSKAPFGVILITTKKGNKDGKVNVQYNNTLSLASPVRPLSQVDALTWATAYNQANANALVATPIYSDEQMNRIRDYIAGTYPYEYDPNNPISGIFLGRRNGNANYDWARLMFKDNTFNQKHNINVSGGTDKTQFYIAGGFTDQDGMYNYGYDFYKRYNFLTNLSTRVTNWLSLNTSLKYAKGYSDYPLGITTVGRDHAFGEFLTWAPMTPMYNINGTIQNPLIRMMEDGGRDKLETNDFLLVLGGEFEPVKGWKTNVSYNHNVQTDRQMVNPKPVMVELGNGTFGNIGKPSATYQSVFSQPLYTLFNVVSSYEKQVNNHYFKGLLGYEQDKKTFSSLNATASGLITTEVPSISTSVGNKTVEDDLWHWATEGIFGRLNYNFKEKYLLEFSARYNGSSRFAENLRWGFFPSGSVGYNISKENFWDPVKPYVNMLKLRGSYGSLGNQNVYDYSQYIKRIDPVAELNWIIDGQRPPYANVPKIISPTITWETVSTLNLGLDAEFLKNKLGLAFDWYNRRTDDMMTRGKDLPYLLGTLAPNVNNASLTTKGFELAVSWNDRISSDFAYNARITLGDSRTRVLKFNNEKGIIDNFYVGKEIGEIWGYITDGLIQTQGEAMYNQSFFYPTWGPGDMKYKNLDGDRYLDTNGNPIINDGTRTLDDHGDLTIIGNTSPRYNYSFTGGASWKSFDFNIFWQGLGKHDYYPHINAGMFYGMLTAFGSSTILKDSPALDYWRPANETNILGPNTDAYFAKPYFTTQTNKNRQVQSRYVLNGAYLRLKNISVGYTIPQKLSNKLFLQKARIYVAGENLLTFTGLPKVYDPETVFAQNAGNVPQATYPVSRYWIMGFNLTF
- a CDS encoding FecR family protein yields the protein MQKTDLQELVAKYLNNACTPEEIHYLNEWYNSFDNEQNPIDLLSDLQQQQLKQRLRKRIKNNISLINRQPDETLNHNKRTTDRIYFLRAIAATVLIVLGIFLFRYHKVQPIMQEVVAFNQSKNIQKLILEDGSTVWLNPNSKITYPKEFKLTKREITMSGEIFFEVKPDAKRPFIIHSDNIVTRVLGTSFLVRAKKGTPAEVSVVTGKVSVRLQQQYEDAGVILYPDQKATYSKTDNVLKKGRESGNSDLSMWRKATLTFNNRALKDVLPILDEKFGVDITTSNKDLLNFSLEADFTDQSLPSILEMLEKSLDLKYEINGRKIILIKTINSKPMIDENN